The Osmia bicornis bicornis chromosome 9, iOsmBic2.1, whole genome shotgun sequence genome has a segment encoding these proteins:
- the LOC123988121 gene encoding uncharacterized protein LOC123988121, whose product MVQACCVLGCPSRHDVPSHCFPSNSEQLEKWKNIIPFRMDVSSLKDFKKLRICYLHFAEDDYKLGYAQRKLKDNVVPSLNLSGYSEENPSINASVHDVALNIHTQHNIMEDVHEERNDDVLTENKNISYEARRRSMNTNTHIIYTEAIKKGEKNVLRSNRTV is encoded by the exons ATGGTTCAAGCGTGCTGCGTTTTAGGTTGCCCATCACGGCACGATGTGCCAAGCCATTGCTTTCCATCTAATTCGGAGCAGctcgaaaaatggaaaaacatTATTCCATTTAGAATGGATGTGTCGAGTTTGAAAGATTTTAAGAAACTCAGGATTTGCTATTTGCATTTTGCTGAGGATGATTATAAATTGGGATATGCACAGcgaaaattaaaagataacGTTGTTCCATCGTTGAATTTAAGTGGATATTCTGAAGAAAATCCAAGTATAAATGCATCAGTGCATGATGTGgcattaaatatacatacacaaCAC aatattatgGAAGATGTACATGAGGAAAGGAATGATGATGTCCTTAcagaaaataagaatatctCTTATGAAGCTAGAAGGCGAAGCATGAATACAAATACCCATATAATTTATACAGAAGCGATTAAAAAAGGCGAGAAAAATGTATTGCGTAGCAACAGGAcagtttaa